Genomic DNA from Caldicellulosiruptor hydrothermalis 108:
GGACCATGCCCTGGAGCAATTATATCAATTTCTAAATCTTTTATCTTATCTATTGCTTGCAGAACATAACTTTTAAACGGTGACATAATAACTTCGTAATAGTACTTATAAGCATCCATAAAACCTTCTTTTTGGTTTTGCATAACCCAGTTTATATCAAGGTTTTCAGTACTAAAATGGCAGCCAAATGAGTCACAGGTAAAAAGAATTTTGTCTTCGACCAAATACGTATAAATGGAATCAGGCCAGTGCAAAAAAGGAGCAGAGATAAATTTTAAAGTTTTATTTCCAAGCGAAATCTGGTCGTTGTGATTTACAACTTGAAATTGAAAGTCCTTATTTGTGATCTTTTTCAAAAATTTTATTGCTGTACTACTGCCAAAGACCTTTATATTAGGATTTAGCTCTAAAAGTTTCTCAATTGACCCTGAATGATCTGGTTCTGTGTGGTTTATTATCAAGTAGTCTATTTTTTCTGGTGAGATAACCTCTTTTATGTTACTTAAAAATTGGTCAAAAAACTTATATTTCACGTTTTCGATTAAAGCTATTTTTTCACTGTCAACTATCAAATAAGAATTATAGGTAGTCCCATATTTAGTATACATCACAATATCAAATATTCTCAGGTTTGGATCTTGTACACCAACTGAATATATTCCATCTTTTAGTTTTGTGTGCATTATTTTTCCCTCCACTTCTGAAGATGAATTTTAGTATTCAAAGATATTTATACCCTAATATTTTTTCGGTAAACAAGTAGTGATAGAAAATGCACTTGAATAATATATTTTAGTAGAAACATTATTTGGCAAGGGAGATAATGAAGATATGCTTAGCAGGGTTTCAAACAGGTTTTTAGCTGTTACAATTTTAGCTATATTTGTTATTGCCTTGGTAGGAATAATTTCCAACAAAAGCTTGGAAAGTTCAAAATTAACCTCTACAGAAGTCAAAAAAAATTCTTCTGTGCCAGCATCTGAGCAGGTCTCTAAAACTGAGGGTTTGAAAGGTTATTTGCAGGTTATGGTTGTTGACAGCAAAACTGGTCTTCCTGTTGAAGGTGCAAATGTAGTGTTTTCAAATCTGGACCAGCTATACACCACAGGCAAAGATGGAAAAACTCAGATTATTCCCATGCAGATTAAAGCCTCAGAGTCTTCAAAGATTCTATCGCAGCCATATGAAGAAGTGGTAATTGGAGTATTCAAACAGGGATATGCTGATTACATTTTGATGGGTTCAAAGGTTCGTCCTACCACTCAAGACAAACCACAGCTAAAAATAATTAGGATAGTAAAGGCATCAACTCCTACCACAACGCCTGTTTTTGCAATGGAAAAGTATTCTGCTGATGTTGCGAAAGAAGTGATGAGTAAGATGAAAGAAAAACTCAACTCGCTTGCGAACACCTCACAAGAGGTTGAAGAAATAGAGATTACAGAATAAAGTGCCTTGTAAAAAGGCACTCTTTTTTTATATAATAGAGCTTGAACATTTAAAACGCACTTTTTATTAGAAGGGTTTTGACAGCAATGAATGATGAAGTTCTGATTCTCTTGAAAAATTTACTGTTTCTTTTCGCTATTATATTTATAGGATTTATGGGAACAAAGCTAAATCTATTTTCAAATACAGTAAAAGACTCTGTAAGTGAACTTATTGTAAAAGTGACAGCGCCCATTTTGCTTTTTACAACAATAAGTAGCAAACCTTATTCCTCTCAAGTAGTAAAAAATGTATTTATTTTGATACTTTCAGCTTTTGTGGGGATTATGATTTTGCTTCTACTTGGCTACATAACAGGGTCTTTATTTAAGCTTCAAGGAAAAACTTTTTATACT
This window encodes:
- a CDS encoding FprA family A-type flavoprotein codes for the protein MHTKLKDGIYSVGVQDPNLRIFDIVMYTKYGTTYNSYLIVDSEKIALIENVKYKFFDQFLSNIKEVISPEKIDYLIINHTEPDHSGSIEKLLELNPNIKVFGSSTAIKFLKKITNKDFQFQVVNHNDQISLGNKTLKFISAPFLHWPDSIYTYLVEDKILFTCDSFGCHFSTENLDINWVMQNQKEGFMDAYKYYYEVIMSPFKSYVLQAIDKIKDLEIDIIAPGHGPILTNYKEELISLYKSWSEKLLEKPSKPYVVIVYVSAYGYTEMLAKKIAEGIEQSGVDVFVYNAIEHKPEEIVEKIYFANGVLFGSPTINSDALPPIYDILTRLNPIVHGGKVAAAFGSYGWSGEAVPNIESRLKQLRLKVVQPGLKVNFKPNEEELKKSFEFGILFAEKIKE